From the genome of Lentimicrobiaceae bacterium, one region includes:
- a CDS encoding Tm-1-like ATP-binding domain-containing protein, whose protein sequence is MNSKKGIVIVCNLDTRGEDIVFVKQLIADRGHQPILLDFSMEEPPPFPGDIRTEDVAARGGLTIEVVREKYRSDRDTATNNQIRGAAAIVQDLLAEGRVHGIIGIGGGTATLVATSIMKQLPFGMPKLMASPMAAHPAYIDKYVGTRDITMHHTVLDIVKMNPLLKAQIINAVGAICGMVEMTQGTHITFDKPCVAISSFGFGEMAVQTAIGMLEEAGFTPIVCHAQGKGDKAMEEMIRDGAFHGVLDICTGGIMEHLFKGNRDPGPDRLMAAVETGIPMVLAPCGLDILSYGGRADMLEQTKNRVQYVQDALRVQVRTTADELRQAADVIAERLNRARGPWTFLIPRKGWSSLDKEGRPIYDPVADAAFVARLKEKLDDPSRVKEVDLHLYTPEFARVAVDEFVRLHEEAKTKERRP, encoded by the coding sequence AGCAACTGATTGCCGACCGCGGCCACCAGCCGATCCTGCTCGATTTCAGCATGGAGGAGCCGCCGCCCTTCCCCGGCGATATCCGCACCGAAGACGTCGCGGCGCGCGGCGGCCTTACTATCGAAGTGGTGCGCGAGAAATACCGCTCCGACCGCGACACCGCCACCAACAACCAGATCCGGGGCGCGGCGGCGATCGTTCAGGATCTGCTGGCCGAGGGACGGGTGCACGGCATCATCGGCATCGGCGGCGGCACCGCCACCCTCGTGGCCACGTCGATCATGAAGCAACTGCCTTTCGGCATGCCCAAGCTGATGGCCTCGCCGATGGCGGCGCACCCCGCCTACATCGACAAGTACGTCGGCACACGCGATATCACCATGCATCACACGGTGCTCGACATCGTCAAGATGAATCCGCTGCTCAAGGCGCAGATCATCAATGCGGTCGGCGCCATCTGCGGCATGGTCGAGATGACCCAGGGCACCCACATCACCTTCGACAAGCCCTGCGTCGCCATCTCCTCCTTCGGCTTCGGCGAAATGGCGGTACAGACGGCGATCGGCATGCTGGAGGAGGCGGGCTTCACGCCCATCGTCTGCCATGCCCAGGGCAAGGGCGACAAGGCGATGGAAGAAATGATCCGCGACGGTGCCTTTCACGGGGTACTCGATATCTGCACCGGCGGCATCATGGAACACCTGTTCAAGGGCAACCGCGACCCGGGGCCGGACCGGCTGATGGCCGCGGTGGAAACCGGCATTCCGATGGTGCTGGCCCCCTGCGGCCTCGACATCCTCTCCTATGGCGGCCGCGCCGACATGCTGGAACAGACCAAAAACCGCGTGCAGTACGTGCAGGACGCATTGCGCGTCCAGGTGCGCACCACCGCCGATGAACTGCGCCAGGCCGCCGACGTGATCGCGGAGCGGCTCAATCGGGCCAGGGGCCCATGGACTTTCCTGATTCCGCGGAAGGGCTGGTCGTCGCTCGACAAGGAAGGACGTCCGATCTACGACCCCGTTGCCGATGCCGCCTTTGTCGCCCGGCTGAAGGAAAAGCTCGACGATCCTTCCCGGGTCAAGGAGGTCGATCTGCACCTTTACACCCCGGAATTCGCCCGTGTAGCCGTCGACGAGTTCGTTCGTTTGCATGAAGAAGCAAAGACCAAGGAGAGACGGCCATGA
- a CDS encoding CBS domain-containing protein: MMVRNWMQANPTVIPSDTLVSEAKRILSENNLHALPVVDNGKLRGLVTRANLLRMGSFVLRTQSTDEFNFFVTRLKVRDIMVRNPATVRADDTMEHCLQKGQELGVAQLPVIDKDEVVGVISANEIFQLAAHCLGAWERRSGVTLAPIRLGPGVLGRIVDVVEAAGAVLQAVYPIGRQDTQTEWGYPEKKVILRFHADAGHNVAAALEAAGFPVIESTEMQHSEHLQPAAQGGGH; encoded by the coding sequence ATGATGGTGCGCAACTGGATGCAGGCAAACCCGACGGTCATTCCGAGCGACACGCTCGTGTCGGAAGCCAAACGAATCCTCAGTGAGAACAACCTGCACGCCTTGCCCGTCGTCGATAACGGCAAGCTGCGCGGGCTGGTGACCCGGGCCAACCTGCTGCGCATGGGCAGCTTCGTCCTGCGTACGCAGAGCACCGACGAGTTCAACTTCTTCGTCACCCGACTCAAGGTGCGTGACATCATGGTGCGCAACCCGGCAACGGTTCGGGCCGATGACACCATGGAGCACTGCCTGCAGAAAGGCCAGGAACTCGGCGTCGCACAACTCCCTGTCATCGACAAGGATGAAGTGGTGGGGGTTATTTCCGCCAACGAGATATTCCAGCTCGCGGCCCACTGCCTGGGCGCATGGGAGCGCCGCAGCGGTGTTACGCTGGCGCCCATCCGCTTGGGCCCCGGTGTGCTCGGGCGGATTGTCGACGTGGTCGAAGCAGCAGGTGCCGTGCTGCAGGCGGTGTATCCGATTGGACGCCAGGATACCCAGACGGAATGGGGTTATCCGGAGAAGAAGGTCATCCTCCGCTTTCATGCCGACGCAGGGCACAACGTCGCGGCCGCACTGGAGGCTGCAGGATTTCCGGTCATCGAATCGAC